In a single window of the Rhopalosiphum padi isolate XX-2018 chromosome 1, ASM2088224v1, whole genome shotgun sequence genome:
- the LOC132917331 gene encoding CREB-regulated transcription coactivator 1-like isoform X6, with translation MANPRKFSEKIALHNQKQAEETAAFEKIMREVSDATNVKLMANGCEEVVVNPNQQIRGRSVGYRERGRSVGSVGPMRSEKRSSDKSPYSSGPYLSPPPPDTSWRRTHSDSALHQSVSQSSSTESLAHLHSPGSQRRTLIDNQQYDKKRYLSTSPDKRPRSCCDVPRVPGIHVFTTQQEPGVVQIPIGNNTGSLPDLTNFQFSQPIHAPLDQDDQYNLSSPYNSNGFTVDNSPGNGNSGENCNNNIKMQILGQNSNMNCVTGQINGIKMNPVQTVMYQHIPLSPAQQQTHQSCGIVNGQTEINSSHLNIGNSQLNNINTLGSYRNQQSNRPSPQSSPGLTIQYGSSSPLCGSPQSPSSPSNSSVSSTNQHQNYQTQKDFYTNLTQTNNLQHHFENFSMLDWNQVMQSLKDSNPSAWITAQIQLDSPVSTGLEYMGSPTNTYLQQTEDYVNSEMTADMGYFSTSPSQSLQFPNQTHTTPNTPSSIPDIILTDFSNGDQLDNQNDFVKELNSTNAFDADFFTTEESIRQGLVDQIDLDHLEHLQMLAEPINDESSNNDHNRHFQM, from the exons ATGGCGAACCCAAGAAAGTTTAGCGAAAAGATTGCTTTGCACAATCAAAAACAAGCAGAAGAAACTGCTGCTTTCGAGAAAATTATGCGCGAAGTTTCTGACGCCACTAATGTTAAG tTGATGGCTAATGGTTGTGAAGAAGTGGTTGTTAATCCAAACCAACAAATCCGAGGTCGATCAGTCGGTTACAGAGAGCGTGGCCGTAGTGTTGGTTCAGTAGGTCCAATGCGATCAGAAAAACGATCATCTGATAAGTCACCCTACTCTAGCGGTCCTTATTTATCACCTCCTCCTCCTGATACCAGCTGGAGGCGTACTCATTCAGATTCAGCTTTACATCAGAGTGTGTCGCAAAGCAGTTCTACTGAATCGTTGGCTCATTTACACAGTCCTGGATCTCAGCGCAGAA cgTTAATTGATAATCAACAGTATGATAAGAAAAGGTACTTATCAACATCGCCGGATAAAAGACCTAGGTCTTGCTGTGACGTACCTAGAGTTCCTGGAATTCA CGTTTTTACTACTCAACAAGAACCAGGCGTTGTTCAAATACCTATTGGTAACAATACTGGTTCATTACCAGACCTCACTAACTTTCAGTTTTCTCAGCCAATCCATGCTCCTCTTGATCAGGATGACCAATATAACTTATCATCTCCTTATAATAGCAAC GGATTTACTGTTGATAATAGTCCAGGAAATGGTAATTCTGGAGAgaactgcaataataatataaagatgcAAATATTAGgtcaaaattcaaatatgaaCTGTGTGACTGGCCAAATCAATGGCATAAAAATGAACCCTGTACAAACAGTTATGTATCAGCATATTCCATTGTCACCAGCACAACAACAAACTCACCAGTCGTGTGGTATTGTTAATGGCCAAACTGAAATAAATTCCTCGCAT TTAAACATAGGAAATTCCCAACTTAACAATATAAACACTTTAGGATCATATAGAAATCAACAATCCAACAGGCCAAGTCCACAATCATCTCCAGGACTTACAATTCaa tacggAAGTTCCAGTCCATTATGTGGAAGTCCGCAGAGCCCATCCTCACCTAGTAATTCTTCTGTTAGTAGCACTAATCAACATCAAAACTATCAAACgcaaaaagatttttatacaaatctGACACAAACTAACAATCTTCAACaccattttgaaaatttctcTATG CTGGACTGGAATCAGGTGATGCAATCGCTAAAAGATTCAAATCCATCAGCTTGGATAACTGCCCAAATACAg CTTGATAGTCCTGTATCTACAGGATTGGAGTACATGGGCTCTCCGACTAACACATACTTGCAACAG actgAAGACTATGTAAATTCAGAAATGACAGCTGATATGGGATATTTTAGCACTTCACCATCCCAGTCTCTTCAATTTCCCAACCAGACTCATACAACACCTAATACTCCTTCCAGTATTCCTGACATAATACTTACag ATTTTTCTAATGGAGATCAATTAGATAACCAAAATGATTTTGTGAAAGAATTAAATTCCACAAATGCATTTGATGCCGACTTCTTCACCACTGAAGAAAGCATTAGGCAGGGTCTTGTTGATCAAATTGACCTAGATCACTTGGAACATTTACAAATGTTAGCTGAACCAATCAATGATGAATCATCTAACAATGATCACAATCGTCACTTTCAAATGTAA
- the LOC132917331 gene encoding CREB-regulated transcription coactivator 1-like isoform X5, producing MANPRKFSEKIALHNQKQAEETAAFEKIMREVSDATNVKLMANGCEEVVVNPNQQIRGRSVGYRERGRSVGSVGPMRSEKRSSDKSPYSSGPYLSPPPPDTSWRRTHSDSALHQSVSQSSSTESLAHLHSPGSQRRTLIDNQQYDKKRYLSTSPDKRPRSCCDVPRVPGIHVFTTQQEPGVVQIPIGNNTGSLPDLTNFQFSQPIHAPLDQDDQYNLSSPYNSNNHLSVPYFMNHRLQRTCKGFTVDNSPGNGNSGENCNNNIKMQILGQNSNMNCVTGQINGIKMNPVQTVMYQHIPLSPAQQQTHQSCGIVNGQTEINSSHLNIGNSQLNNINTLGSYRNQQSNRPSPQSSPGLTIQYGSSSPLCGSPQSPSSPSNSSVSSTNQHQNYQTQKDFYTNLTQTNNLQHHFENFSMLDWNQVMQSLKDSNPSAWITAQIQLDSPVSTGLEYMGSPTNTYLQQTEDYVNSEMTADMGYFSTSPSQSLQFPNQTHTTPNTPSSIPDIILTDFSNGDQLDNQNDFVKELNSTNAFDADFFTTEESIRQGLVDQIDLDHLEHLQMLAEPINDESSNNDHNRHFQM from the exons ATGGCGAACCCAAGAAAGTTTAGCGAAAAGATTGCTTTGCACAATCAAAAACAAGCAGAAGAAACTGCTGCTTTCGAGAAAATTATGCGCGAAGTTTCTGACGCCACTAATGTTAAG tTGATGGCTAATGGTTGTGAAGAAGTGGTTGTTAATCCAAACCAACAAATCCGAGGTCGATCAGTCGGTTACAGAGAGCGTGGCCGTAGTGTTGGTTCAGTAGGTCCAATGCGATCAGAAAAACGATCATCTGATAAGTCACCCTACTCTAGCGGTCCTTATTTATCACCTCCTCCTCCTGATACCAGCTGGAGGCGTACTCATTCAGATTCAGCTTTACATCAGAGTGTGTCGCAAAGCAGTTCTACTGAATCGTTGGCTCATTTACACAGTCCTGGATCTCAGCGCAGAA cgTTAATTGATAATCAACAGTATGATAAGAAAAGGTACTTATCAACATCGCCGGATAAAAGACCTAGGTCTTGCTGTGACGTACCTAGAGTTCCTGGAATTCA CGTTTTTACTACTCAACAAGAACCAGGCGTTGTTCAAATACCTATTGGTAACAATACTGGTTCATTACCAGACCTCACTAACTTTCAGTTTTCTCAGCCAATCCATGCTCCTCTTGATCAGGATGACCAATATAACTTATCATCTCCTTATAATAGCAAC AATCACCTTAGTGTTCCTTACTTTATGAACCATAGGTTACAACGCACATGTAAG GGATTTACTGTTGATAATAGTCCAGGAAATGGTAATTCTGGAGAgaactgcaataataatataaagatgcAAATATTAGgtcaaaattcaaatatgaaCTGTGTGACTGGCCAAATCAATGGCATAAAAATGAACCCTGTACAAACAGTTATGTATCAGCATATTCCATTGTCACCAGCACAACAACAAACTCACCAGTCGTGTGGTATTGTTAATGGCCAAACTGAAATAAATTCCTCGCAT TTAAACATAGGAAATTCCCAACTTAACAATATAAACACTTTAGGATCATATAGAAATCAACAATCCAACAGGCCAAGTCCACAATCATCTCCAGGACTTACAATTCaa tacggAAGTTCCAGTCCATTATGTGGAAGTCCGCAGAGCCCATCCTCACCTAGTAATTCTTCTGTTAGTAGCACTAATCAACATCAAAACTATCAAACgcaaaaagatttttatacaaatctGACACAAACTAACAATCTTCAACaccattttgaaaatttctcTATG CTGGACTGGAATCAGGTGATGCAATCGCTAAAAGATTCAAATCCATCAGCTTGGATAACTGCCCAAATACAg CTTGATAGTCCTGTATCTACAGGATTGGAGTACATGGGCTCTCCGACTAACACATACTTGCAACAG actgAAGACTATGTAAATTCAGAAATGACAGCTGATATGGGATATTTTAGCACTTCACCATCCCAGTCTCTTCAATTTCCCAACCAGACTCATACAACACCTAATACTCCTTCCAGTATTCCTGACATAATACTTACag ATTTTTCTAATGGAGATCAATTAGATAACCAAAATGATTTTGTGAAAGAATTAAATTCCACAAATGCATTTGATGCCGACTTCTTCACCACTGAAGAAAGCATTAGGCAGGGTCTTGTTGATCAAATTGACCTAGATCACTTGGAACATTTACAAATGTTAGCTGAACCAATCAATGATGAATCATCTAACAATGATCACAATCGTCACTTTCAAATGTAA
- the LOC132917331 gene encoding CREB-regulated transcription coactivator 1-like isoform X2, translating into MANPRKFSEKIALHNQKQAEETAAFEKIMREVSDATNVKLMANGCEEVVVNPNQQIRGRSVGYRERGRSVGSVGPMRSEKRSSDKSPYSSGPYLSPPPPDTSWRRTHSDSALHQSVSQSSSTESLAHLHSPGSQRRTLIDNQQYDKKRYLSTSPDKRPRSCCDVPRVPGIHVFTTQQEPGVVQIPIGNNTGSLPDLTNFQFSQPIHAPLDQDDQYNLSSPYNSNSPLTTDGCSPQGSQGSQGTPSQSPSVLSPVSINSRTPPTRFSFTSSPPPDSPNQTTLVTCDIVLPNHLSVPYFMNHRLQRTCKGFTVDNSPGNGNSGENCNNNIKMQILGQNSNMNCVTGQINGIKMNPVQTVMYQHIPLSPAQQQTHQSCGIVNGQTEINSSHLNIGNSQLNNINTLGSYRNQQSNRPSPQSSPGLTIQYGSSSPLCGSPQSPSSPSNSSVSSTNQHQNYQTQKDFYTNLTQTNNLQHHFENFSMLDWNQVMQSLKDSNPSAWITAQIQLDSPVSTGLEYMGSPTNTYLQQTEDYVNSEMTADMGYFSTSPSQSLQFPNQTHTTPNTPSSIPDIILTDFSNGDQLDNQNDFVKELNSTNAFDADFFTTEESIRQGLVDQIDLDHLEHLQMLAEPINDESSNNDHNRHFQM; encoded by the exons ATGGCGAACCCAAGAAAGTTTAGCGAAAAGATTGCTTTGCACAATCAAAAACAAGCAGAAGAAACTGCTGCTTTCGAGAAAATTATGCGCGAAGTTTCTGACGCCACTAATGTTAAG tTGATGGCTAATGGTTGTGAAGAAGTGGTTGTTAATCCAAACCAACAAATCCGAGGTCGATCAGTCGGTTACAGAGAGCGTGGCCGTAGTGTTGGTTCAGTAGGTCCAATGCGATCAGAAAAACGATCATCTGATAAGTCACCCTACTCTAGCGGTCCTTATTTATCACCTCCTCCTCCTGATACCAGCTGGAGGCGTACTCATTCAGATTCAGCTTTACATCAGAGTGTGTCGCAAAGCAGTTCTACTGAATCGTTGGCTCATTTACACAGTCCTGGATCTCAGCGCAGAA cgTTAATTGATAATCAACAGTATGATAAGAAAAGGTACTTATCAACATCGCCGGATAAAAGACCTAGGTCTTGCTGTGACGTACCTAGAGTTCCTGGAATTCA CGTTTTTACTACTCAACAAGAACCAGGCGTTGTTCAAATACCTATTGGTAACAATACTGGTTCATTACCAGACCTCACTAACTTTCAGTTTTCTCAGCCAATCCATGCTCCTCTTGATCAGGATGACCAATATAACTTATCATCTCCTTATAATAGCAAC AGTCCACTAACAACAGATGGTTGTAGTCCACAAGGTTCTCAAGGCTCTCAAGGTACTCCGAGCCAGAGTCCAAGTGTCCTATCCCCAGTATCAATTAACAGCCGTACACCACCTACACGGTTTTCATTTACAAGTTCACCACCACCTGATTCTCCTAATCAAACTACCTTGGTCACTTGTGACATTGTGTTACCA AATCACCTTAGTGTTCCTTACTTTATGAACCATAGGTTACAACGCACATGTAAG GGATTTACTGTTGATAATAGTCCAGGAAATGGTAATTCTGGAGAgaactgcaataataatataaagatgcAAATATTAGgtcaaaattcaaatatgaaCTGTGTGACTGGCCAAATCAATGGCATAAAAATGAACCCTGTACAAACAGTTATGTATCAGCATATTCCATTGTCACCAGCACAACAACAAACTCACCAGTCGTGTGGTATTGTTAATGGCCAAACTGAAATAAATTCCTCGCAT TTAAACATAGGAAATTCCCAACTTAACAATATAAACACTTTAGGATCATATAGAAATCAACAATCCAACAGGCCAAGTCCACAATCATCTCCAGGACTTACAATTCaa tacggAAGTTCCAGTCCATTATGTGGAAGTCCGCAGAGCCCATCCTCACCTAGTAATTCTTCTGTTAGTAGCACTAATCAACATCAAAACTATCAAACgcaaaaagatttttatacaaatctGACACAAACTAACAATCTTCAACaccattttgaaaatttctcTATG CTGGACTGGAATCAGGTGATGCAATCGCTAAAAGATTCAAATCCATCAGCTTGGATAACTGCCCAAATACAg CTTGATAGTCCTGTATCTACAGGATTGGAGTACATGGGCTCTCCGACTAACACATACTTGCAACAG actgAAGACTATGTAAATTCAGAAATGACAGCTGATATGGGATATTTTAGCACTTCACCATCCCAGTCTCTTCAATTTCCCAACCAGACTCATACAACACCTAATACTCCTTCCAGTATTCCTGACATAATACTTACag ATTTTTCTAATGGAGATCAATTAGATAACCAAAATGATTTTGTGAAAGAATTAAATTCCACAAATGCATTTGATGCCGACTTCTTCACCACTGAAGAAAGCATTAGGCAGGGTCTTGTTGATCAAATTGACCTAGATCACTTGGAACATTTACAAATGTTAGCTGAACCAATCAATGATGAATCATCTAACAATGATCACAATCGTCACTTTCAAATGTAA
- the LOC132917331 gene encoding CREB-regulated transcription coactivator 1-like isoform X3 → MANPRKFSEKIALHNQKQAEETAAFEKIMREVSDATNVKLMANGCEEVVVNPNQQIRGRSVGYRERGRSVGSVGPMRSEKRSSDKSPYSSGPYLSPPPPDTSWRRTHSDSALHQSVSQSSSTESLAHLHSPGSQRRTLIDNQQYDKKRYLSTSPDKRPRSCCDVPRVPGIHVFTTQQEPGVVQIPIGNNTGSLPDLTNFQFSQPIHAPLDQDDQYNLSSPYNSNQSPLTTDGCSPQGSQGSQGTPSQSPSVLSPVSINSRTPPTRFSFTSSPPPDSPNQTTLVTCDIVLPGFTVDNSPGNGNSGENCNNNIKMQILGQNSNMNCVTGQINGIKMNPVQTVMYQHIPLSPAQQQTHQSCGIVNGQTEINSSHLNIGNSQLNNINTLGSYRNQQSNRPSPQSSPGLTIQYGSSSPLCGSPQSPSSPSNSSVSSTNQHQNYQTQKDFYTNLTQTNNLQHHFENFSMLDWNQVMQSLKDSNPSAWITAQIQLDSPVSTGLEYMGSPTNTYLQQTEDYVNSEMTADMGYFSTSPSQSLQFPNQTHTTPNTPSSIPDIILTDFSNGDQLDNQNDFVKELNSTNAFDADFFTTEESIRQGLVDQIDLDHLEHLQMLAEPINDESSNNDHNRHFQM, encoded by the exons ATGGCGAACCCAAGAAAGTTTAGCGAAAAGATTGCTTTGCACAATCAAAAACAAGCAGAAGAAACTGCTGCTTTCGAGAAAATTATGCGCGAAGTTTCTGACGCCACTAATGTTAAG tTGATGGCTAATGGTTGTGAAGAAGTGGTTGTTAATCCAAACCAACAAATCCGAGGTCGATCAGTCGGTTACAGAGAGCGTGGCCGTAGTGTTGGTTCAGTAGGTCCAATGCGATCAGAAAAACGATCATCTGATAAGTCACCCTACTCTAGCGGTCCTTATTTATCACCTCCTCCTCCTGATACCAGCTGGAGGCGTACTCATTCAGATTCAGCTTTACATCAGAGTGTGTCGCAAAGCAGTTCTACTGAATCGTTGGCTCATTTACACAGTCCTGGATCTCAGCGCAGAA cgTTAATTGATAATCAACAGTATGATAAGAAAAGGTACTTATCAACATCGCCGGATAAAAGACCTAGGTCTTGCTGTGACGTACCTAGAGTTCCTGGAATTCA CGTTTTTACTACTCAACAAGAACCAGGCGTTGTTCAAATACCTATTGGTAACAATACTGGTTCATTACCAGACCTCACTAACTTTCAGTTTTCTCAGCCAATCCATGCTCCTCTTGATCAGGATGACCAATATAACTTATCATCTCCTTATAATAGCAAC CAGAGTCCACTAACAACAGATGGTTGTAGTCCACAAGGTTCTCAAGGCTCTCAAGGTACTCCGAGCCAGAGTCCAAGTGTCCTATCCCCAGTATCAATTAACAGCCGTACACCACCTACACGGTTTTCATTTACAAGTTCACCACCACCTGATTCTCCTAATCAAACTACCTTGGTCACTTGTGACATTGTGTTACCA GGATTTACTGTTGATAATAGTCCAGGAAATGGTAATTCTGGAGAgaactgcaataataatataaagatgcAAATATTAGgtcaaaattcaaatatgaaCTGTGTGACTGGCCAAATCAATGGCATAAAAATGAACCCTGTACAAACAGTTATGTATCAGCATATTCCATTGTCACCAGCACAACAACAAACTCACCAGTCGTGTGGTATTGTTAATGGCCAAACTGAAATAAATTCCTCGCAT TTAAACATAGGAAATTCCCAACTTAACAATATAAACACTTTAGGATCATATAGAAATCAACAATCCAACAGGCCAAGTCCACAATCATCTCCAGGACTTACAATTCaa tacggAAGTTCCAGTCCATTATGTGGAAGTCCGCAGAGCCCATCCTCACCTAGTAATTCTTCTGTTAGTAGCACTAATCAACATCAAAACTATCAAACgcaaaaagatttttatacaaatctGACACAAACTAACAATCTTCAACaccattttgaaaatttctcTATG CTGGACTGGAATCAGGTGATGCAATCGCTAAAAGATTCAAATCCATCAGCTTGGATAACTGCCCAAATACAg CTTGATAGTCCTGTATCTACAGGATTGGAGTACATGGGCTCTCCGACTAACACATACTTGCAACAG actgAAGACTATGTAAATTCAGAAATGACAGCTGATATGGGATATTTTAGCACTTCACCATCCCAGTCTCTTCAATTTCCCAACCAGACTCATACAACACCTAATACTCCTTCCAGTATTCCTGACATAATACTTACag ATTTTTCTAATGGAGATCAATTAGATAACCAAAATGATTTTGTGAAAGAATTAAATTCCACAAATGCATTTGATGCCGACTTCTTCACCACTGAAGAAAGCATTAGGCAGGGTCTTGTTGATCAAATTGACCTAGATCACTTGGAACATTTACAAATGTTAGCTGAACCAATCAATGATGAATCATCTAACAATGATCACAATCGTCACTTTCAAATGTAA
- the LOC132917331 gene encoding CREB-regulated transcription coactivator 1-like isoform X4 — MANPRKFSEKIALHNQKQAEETAAFEKIMREVSDATNVKLMANGCEEVVVNPNQQIRGRSVGYRERGRSVGSVGPMRSEKRSSDKSPYSSGPYLSPPPPDTSWRRTHSDSALHQSVSQSSSTESLAHLHSPGSQRRTLIDNQQYDKKRYLSTSPDKRPRSCCDVPRVPGIHVFTTQQEPGVVQIPIGNNTGSLPDLTNFQFSQPIHAPLDQDDQYNLSSPYNSNQSPLTTDGCSPQGSQGSQGTPSQSPSVLSPVSINSRTPPTRFSFTSSPPPDSPNQTTLVTCDIVLPNHLSVPYFMNHRLQRTCKGFTVDNSPGNGNSGENCNNNIKMQILGQNSNMNCVTGQINGIKMNPVQTVMYQHIPLSPAQQQTHQSCGIVNGQTEINSSHLNIGNSQLNNINTLGSYRNQQSNRPSPQSSPGLTIQYGSSSPLCGSPQSPSSPSNSSVSSTNQHQNYQTQKDFYTNLTQTNNLQHHFENFSMLDSPVSTGLEYMGSPTNTYLQQTEDYVNSEMTADMGYFSTSPSQSLQFPNQTHTTPNTPSSIPDIILTDFSNGDQLDNQNDFVKELNSTNAFDADFFTTEESIRQGLVDQIDLDHLEHLQMLAEPINDESSNNDHNRHFQM; from the exons ATGGCGAACCCAAGAAAGTTTAGCGAAAAGATTGCTTTGCACAATCAAAAACAAGCAGAAGAAACTGCTGCTTTCGAGAAAATTATGCGCGAAGTTTCTGACGCCACTAATGTTAAG tTGATGGCTAATGGTTGTGAAGAAGTGGTTGTTAATCCAAACCAACAAATCCGAGGTCGATCAGTCGGTTACAGAGAGCGTGGCCGTAGTGTTGGTTCAGTAGGTCCAATGCGATCAGAAAAACGATCATCTGATAAGTCACCCTACTCTAGCGGTCCTTATTTATCACCTCCTCCTCCTGATACCAGCTGGAGGCGTACTCATTCAGATTCAGCTTTACATCAGAGTGTGTCGCAAAGCAGTTCTACTGAATCGTTGGCTCATTTACACAGTCCTGGATCTCAGCGCAGAA cgTTAATTGATAATCAACAGTATGATAAGAAAAGGTACTTATCAACATCGCCGGATAAAAGACCTAGGTCTTGCTGTGACGTACCTAGAGTTCCTGGAATTCA CGTTTTTACTACTCAACAAGAACCAGGCGTTGTTCAAATACCTATTGGTAACAATACTGGTTCATTACCAGACCTCACTAACTTTCAGTTTTCTCAGCCAATCCATGCTCCTCTTGATCAGGATGACCAATATAACTTATCATCTCCTTATAATAGCAAC CAGAGTCCACTAACAACAGATGGTTGTAGTCCACAAGGTTCTCAAGGCTCTCAAGGTACTCCGAGCCAGAGTCCAAGTGTCCTATCCCCAGTATCAATTAACAGCCGTACACCACCTACACGGTTTTCATTTACAAGTTCACCACCACCTGATTCTCCTAATCAAACTACCTTGGTCACTTGTGACATTGTGTTACCA AATCACCTTAGTGTTCCTTACTTTATGAACCATAGGTTACAACGCACATGTAAG GGATTTACTGTTGATAATAGTCCAGGAAATGGTAATTCTGGAGAgaactgcaataataatataaagatgcAAATATTAGgtcaaaattcaaatatgaaCTGTGTGACTGGCCAAATCAATGGCATAAAAATGAACCCTGTACAAACAGTTATGTATCAGCATATTCCATTGTCACCAGCACAACAACAAACTCACCAGTCGTGTGGTATTGTTAATGGCCAAACTGAAATAAATTCCTCGCAT TTAAACATAGGAAATTCCCAACTTAACAATATAAACACTTTAGGATCATATAGAAATCAACAATCCAACAGGCCAAGTCCACAATCATCTCCAGGACTTACAATTCaa tacggAAGTTCCAGTCCATTATGTGGAAGTCCGCAGAGCCCATCCTCACCTAGTAATTCTTCTGTTAGTAGCACTAATCAACATCAAAACTATCAAACgcaaaaagatttttatacaaatctGACACAAACTAACAATCTTCAACaccattttgaaaatttctcTATG CTTGATAGTCCTGTATCTACAGGATTGGAGTACATGGGCTCTCCGACTAACACATACTTGCAACAG actgAAGACTATGTAAATTCAGAAATGACAGCTGATATGGGATATTTTAGCACTTCACCATCCCAGTCTCTTCAATTTCCCAACCAGACTCATACAACACCTAATACTCCTTCCAGTATTCCTGACATAATACTTACag ATTTTTCTAATGGAGATCAATTAGATAACCAAAATGATTTTGTGAAAGAATTAAATTCCACAAATGCATTTGATGCCGACTTCTTCACCACTGAAGAAAGCATTAGGCAGGGTCTTGTTGATCAAATTGACCTAGATCACTTGGAACATTTACAAATGTTAGCTGAACCAATCAATGATGAATCATCTAACAATGATCACAATCGTCACTTTCAAATGTAA